A part of Bacillus rossius redtenbacheri isolate Brsri chromosome 1, Brsri_v3, whole genome shotgun sequence genomic DNA contains:
- the LOC134528110 gene encoding LOW QUALITY PROTEIN: toll-like receptor 3 (The sequence of the model RefSeq protein was modified relative to this genomic sequence to represent the inferred CDS: substituted 1 base at 1 genomic stop codon) — protein sequence MVFLSTIDLGNNKIEDLPSHIFSSNRFLVYIDVSGNNIKFIHPDVFKNLQYLQGLYIFNNHFVDLQPETFDGFVSLSTLWLNNNSISRLSPELFKNLSNLQYFLVKHNRLECIEQEIFEQLPLLKTFKASNNQIXLLSPAIFSNNLNLQYVDLSNNLIWELSKYTLLDLIKMTEVNLSFNRLEWLYLSYLPVSFKSRNKRVRFEMDTDLCLDQIGVKYPCFTSVGNFLKGSQIFHAMDFSYNNIKTIKHSNTEIAHSLEFSIISLANNNKLEIKASFLKRERFVIRLNLDGTNLNWKNLTLINEMLELPYLKILSVIGCGVCEYYTRQVLSSIFNPYKQYNIICDGPITEDLLTNLDMLKNKSGTYIIEDRFENGIKNSSDNENITKCVDVSTSYNASSLCSLECECYVDSTLILNKFYAVIEQGYFNGFYQTKLLDLSYNSLNYLEDQVFNNLTSLEFLQLDNNNLTSLIPNLFKYLSKLNILTLHGNSISCYNAHAFAETPLLNTITIEFADLDNLHDVTFQHLSDLWVLNIRENTRTSGHKNIVTTEFLKYLCSLQSLSVVGFNFSESFNCSVLCSKYLKTLELKGNYLPVLTDDIFSSLGDIINIELPDNGIQFLGHHSFRNLTKVTYVDLSCNSIKLLYSSMFSDMHKLYYLNVSHNKISCISAAMFQNSLLLEYLDISTVLNF from the exons ATGGTGTTTCTGTCGACAATTGATCTCGGAAACAATAAAATCGAGGATCTCCCATCACACATATTCAGCAGTAACAGGTTTTTGGTTTACATTGACGTTTCAGGAAACAATATAAAGTTCATACATCCAGACGTTTTCAAAAACCTTCAGTATTTACAGGGGCTCTACATATTCAATAATCACTTCGTTGACCTTCAACCCGAGACTTTTGACGGCTTCGTGAGCTTGAGCACTCTGTGGCTGAACAATAACTCCATATCTAGACTTAGTCCCGAGCTCTTCAAGAACCTTAGCAACTTGCAATACTTCTTAGTGAAGCACAATCGATTGGAATGCATCGAGCAGGAAATTTTTGAGCAGCTGCcgcttttaaaaacttttaaagcaTCAAACAATCAGATATAACTTTTAAGTCcagcaatattttcaaataatttgaaCCTGCAATATGTTGACTTAAGTAATAACTTGATATGGGAACTATCAAAATACACACTGTTAGACTTGATTAAAATGACCGAAGTTAATCTCTCTTTCAATCGTCTCGAGTGGTTGTACCTGAGTTATCTACCTGTTTCATTTAAAAGTCGTAATAAAAGAGTTCGATTCGAAATGGATACAGATTTATGTCTGGACCAGATTGGAGTAAAATATCCATGCTTTACAAGCGTGGGCAATTTTTTAAAAGGAAGCCAAATTTTTCATGCGATGGACTTTTCTTATAATAATATCAAAACCATAAAACATAGTAATACTGAAATTGCTCATTCCTTGGAGTTTTCGATCATTTCTCTTGCAAACAACAACAAACTTGAAATTAAAGCTTCGTTTTTAAAAAGAGAAAGGTTTGTCATACGTCTTAATCTTGATGGAACCAACTTGAATTGGAAAAACTTGACATTGATAAATGAAATGTTAGAGCTGccttatttaaaaatacttagtGTTATTGGCTGTGGTGTTTGTGAATATTATACAAGACAGGTGCTGTCGTCTATTTTTAACCCTTACAAGCAGTACAATATTATATGTGATGGACCTATAACCGAAGACTTATTAACAAACTTAGACATGCTGAAGAACAAAAGTGGAACGTATATAATTGAGGACAGGTTTGAAAATGGCATTAAAAATTCCTCagataatgaaaatattacaaaatgtgtGGACGTCAGTACTTCCTATAATGCAAGTAGTTTGTGTAGTTTGGAATGTGAATGCTATGTGGATAGCACCTTGATACTTAACAAATTTTATGCTGT AATCGAACAGGGGTACTTTAATGGTTTTTATCAGACAAAATTGTTGGACTTGTCTTACAATAGCTTAAATTATTTAGAGGAtcaagtatttaataatttgaccAGTTTAGAGTTTCTTCAACTCGATAATAATAATCTAACAAGTCTAATACCAAATCTTTTCAAATACTTGAGTAAGCTAAATATTCTCACTCTTCACGGTAATAGTATATCATGTTACAATGCCCATGCCTTTGCAGAAACACCACTTCTAAATACCATAACAATTGAATTTGCTGACTTGGACAATCTTCATGATGTTACTTTCCAACACCTTTCTGATCTTTGGGTTCTGAACATACGTGAAAACACAAGAACGTCTGGTCATAAAAACATCGTTActacggaatttttaaaatatctttgttCACTTCAATCATTGAGTGTGGTTGGATTTAATTTCAGTGAAAGTTTTAATTGCTCGGttttatgttcaaaatatttgaaaacctTGGAACTTAAAGGTAACTATTTACCTGTTTTAACTGACGACATCTTCAGTAGTCTCGGTGACATCATAAATATTGAATTGCCAGATAACGGCATTCAATTTCTGGGACATCATTCATTTAGAAACTTGACAAAAGTCACATATGTTGATCTTTCTTGTAACTCGATTAAGCTTCTTTATAGTTCTATGTTTTCCGATATGcataaattatattatctcaatGTGTCACATAACAAAATATCTTGTATTTCTGCTGCAATGTTTCAAAACTCATTGTTGCTGGAATATCTTGATATTAGTACAGTGCTTAATTTCTAA
- the LOC134528056 gene encoding E3 SUMO-protein ligase KIAA1586-like gives MTTRKFVDFFKPNPKKQKGYVNSEASSTTSIVNQDKKEDAIGIKEDNCDYLSPSTSSSDKTVSRLKGLGSDTDEAKVSIENNDFVGGEQPVCWSVEQTVEFKAKNPWLIVNRELGCNVCRSVSTLGAGKTKGLKISEEWVLGTITASGNNKKDQQSSLRKKIFLHRGSRAHSLAEKILNEAKKDTMKKAVASMHQEQQIATERIFRTAYKQAKLNRPFFEFETEIDIQIMNGLDMGRILHSNVACSNIVHHISDEMKSDLINGLINSDSKFSLLLDEATSVSNKNALVVYIRTVLKGMQNPMTVFLTLFELNSTTSAGILQELLNQLQALGLSFEFIKDHMIALTCDGASVLLGKKSGLAMQLTETFPNLFIWHCLNHRLELAVHDSVEEVAGINHFKIFMDKIRNMFSCSPKNSRELAEVAKGLEEQILKIGRVLDTRWVASSLMAVKAVWTDFKALYNHLLEASEDKQRDSKQRSTYKGLCSTLSSTTFVHNLALMYDALEELADLSLQLQKSSLNLIQAHSDITLLIKVFENRVENMGRRSVEAKIAIDDLMFQDVELYVRAKIPSIPEKQFYRSLANNLTSRLLSSSNASENYNTIMNDIKVIHPMYWPKDLSITYGECEIQRICDRFKISSSQDIIRDFRHFKQGLKPMLSGEKPTILEQPPSFKKLISIINSIAVSSAECERGFSAMNLIMTPLRSSLYISTVCDLLRIRLLGPPVARYNPERHVKTWLAKGHHSALDTKSKQRRQKTYNEDSIALWELFS, from the coding sequence ATGACTACCagaaaatttgttgatttttttaaacctaacccTAAGAAACAAAAAGGTTACGTGAATTCGGAAGCATCAAGTACGACTTCAATTGTTAATCAAGATAAAAAAGAAGACGCAATCGGAATCAAGGAGGATAATTGCGATTACCTTTCCCCTTCGACTTCCTCGTCGGACAAAACAGTATCCAGGTTGAAGGGTTTGGGATCTGATACAGACGAAGCTAAGGTTAGTatagaaaataatgattttgttggGGGTGAACAGCCAGTTTGTTGGTCTGTAGAACAAACTGTTGAATTCAAAGCAAAAAATCCATGGTTAATTGTGAACAGAGAACTAGGTTGCAATGTTTGCAGAAGCGTGAGTACTCTAGGTGCCGGGAAAACGAAGGGCCTAAAGATTAGCGAAGAGTGGGTTTTAGGAACTATTACCGCTTCCGGAAACAATAAGAAAGACCAGCAATCCTCTCTTAGGAAAAAGATATTTTTACACCGTGGGTCTCGAGCTCACTCTTTAGCTGAAAAAATACTCAATGAAGCAAAGAAAGATACAATGAAAAAAGCTGTTGCTTCTATGCATCAAGAGCAGCAAATTGCAACTGAGCGCATTTTCCGCACGGCTTATAAGCAAGCCAAATTAAATAGGCCATTCTTTGAGTTTGAAACTGAAATTGATATTCAAATAATGAATGGTTTAGATATGGGCCGAATCCTCCATTCAAATGTCGCTTGCTCCAATATAGTTCATCATATTTCTGATGAAATGAAATCAGACTTAATAAATGGCCTAATCAATTCAGACTCTAAATTTTCCCTGCTTTTAGATGAAGCCACTTCAGTTTCAAACAAAAATGCTTTGGTGGTTTATATCAGAACTGTTCTAAAAGGAATGCAAAACCCTATGACAGTGTTCTTAACACTTTTTGAACTAAATAGCACAACATCAGCTGGTATATTACAAGAACTTCTAAATCAGTTACAAGCATTAGGTCTAAGCTTTGAATTCATAAAAGACCACATGATTGCTCTAACTTGTGATGGTGCATCAGTGCTACTAGGCAAAAAATCTGGCCTTGCTATGCAGCTTACTGAAACATTCCCCAACTTGTTCATTTGGCATTGTTTGAACCATCGTTTAGAGCTTGCCGTACACGATTCCGTAGAAGAAGTAGCTGGAATCAATCATTTTAAGATCTTCATGGATAAAATTAGAAACATGTTTAGTTGTTCTCCGAAAAATAGCAGGGAGTTGGCAGAAGTTGCTAAAGGACTAGAGGAGCAAATTTTGAAAATCGGCCGTGTTTTAGATACTCGTTGGGTAGCTTCCAGCTTAATGGCGGTGAAAGCAGTTTGGACAGATTTTAAAGCTTTGTACAACCATTTACTtgaagcatctgaagacaagCAAAGGGACTCGAAGCAACGTTCGACTTACAAAGGGCTTTGTAGTACATTGTCTTCTACAACTTTCGTACACAACCTTGCATTGATGTACGATGCTCTAGAAGAGTTAGCTGATTTGTCCCTTCAGCTTCAAAAATCAAGCCTCAACCTTATCCAAGCCCACAGTGATATAACACTGTTAATCAAAGTGTTTGAAAACCGAGTTGAAAACATGGGTAGACGTTCAGTGGAAGCTAAAATTGCTATTGACGATTTGATGTTTCAAGATGTTGAACTTTATGTGAGAGCCAAGATACCAAGTATTCCAGAAAAACAGTTCTATCGGAGCCTCGCAAACAACTTGACTTCAAGGTTGCTATCATCTTCAAATGCGTCTGAAAACTACAACACAATCATGAATGACATCAAAGTGATCCACCCCATGTATTGGCCAAAAGACTTATCCATCACCTACGGAGAATGTGAGATCCAGCGAATCTGCGATAGATTTAAGATTAGCAGCTCTCAGGATATAATTAGAGACTTCAGACACTTCAAGCAGGGACTGAAGCCTATGTTAAGTGGAGAGAAACCTACTATTCTTGAGCAGCCGCCGTCGTTTAAGAAACTGATATCCATCATAAATAGCATTGCAGTGTCTAGTGCTGAATGTGAACGTGGATTTTCTGCAATGAATTTAATTATGACTCCTCTTAGATCTTCACTCTACATTAGCACGGTTTGCGATTTATTGCGGATCAGGCTCCTAGGACCTCCTGTGGCTAGATACAATCCCGAGCGACACGTCAAAACTTGGCTGGCGAAGGGACACCATTCTGCACTTGACACCAAGTCAAAACAACGAAGGCAGAAAACGTACAATGAAGACAGCATTGCATTGTGGGAACTTTTTTCCTAA
- the LOC134528057 gene encoding cytochrome P450 6j1-like isoform X2, protein MDTILSAIVYYTTAAFAGIFAVLYLYFWNAFRHWKTRGVHYAEPSLFVGNLGGVFSRREGLVDLFRRLYREAAGHRVVGMFLLGKPVLVLRDLDLVRRVLTKDAHAFLNRFFMPPEKFDPLFAKSLVAAKGKKWKHLRIKMTPTFTSGKIRRMLQLVEDCSKKLVRHIDQEVSEGRPVVVKDAMARYTMDAIASCSFGINANALENPDCEFISKMKMLLEPKGLQMLLGAIIIFTPWLQKFVHAKAFDVGVTDFVRRTFWDMVDHRKASGIVRKDFVDLLMQLRQDGEVRAEDEKDQEEIKQDSRYMNVEVSRTDGSDVTLDEDDIVAQAFIFIFAGYETSSSVLTFTLYELALNPPVQDRLRREMEDVLEKHGSKVTYVALAEMSYLDMVVAESLRKYSPLSFIDRECLSDYTIEGTDITLKKGTVVIVPSHGIHYDPDIYPDPEKFDPERFSDENKGKRSNFAHLPFGEGPRKCIETIYHSQEIYCKLKNCRASGLITVCGSSVSSEHKSSFHVADKKMLSITWFLDRY, encoded by the exons ATGGATACAATTCTCAGTGCCATCGTTTACTACACAACGGCAGCTTTCGCTGGGATCTTCGCCGTGCTGTATCTGTACTTCTGGAACGCGTTCAGACACTGGAAGACCCGGGGTGTCCACTACGCCGAGCCCTCGCTGTTCGTCGGGAACCTCGGGGGAGTGTTCTCTCGGAGGGAAGGCCTGGTGGACCTGTTCAGGAGGCTGTACAGGGAAGCCGCCGGCCACAGGGTCGTCGGGATGTTCCTCCTCGGCAAGCCGGTGCTGGTGCTGCGAGACCTGGACCTGGTGCGCCGAGTGCTGACCAAGGACGCGCACGCGTTCCTCAACAGGTTCTTCATGCCCCCGGAGAAGTTCGACCCCTTATTCGCCAAGAGCCTCGTCGCGGCGAAAGGCAAGAAGTGGAAGCACCTGAGGATCAAGATGACCCCGACCTTCACCTCGGGCAAGATCAGGAGGATGCTGCAGTTGGTGGAAGACTGCAGCAAGAAGCTGGTCAGACACATCGACCAGGAGGTCTCCGAAG GGAGGCCTGTTGTAGTGAAGGACGCAATGGCCAGGTACACCATGGACGCCATCGCGTCTTGCTCCTTCGGCATCAACGCGAACGCCCTGGAGAACCCCGACTGCGAGTTCATCTCCAAGATGAAAATGTTGCTGGAACCCAAAGGTCTCCAGATGCTGCTCGGCGCGATCATCATTTTCACTCCCTGGCTGCAGAAGTTCGTCCACGCGAAAGCCTTCGACGTCGGCGTCACAGACTTCGTCCGGAGGACGTTCTGGGACATGGTGGACCACCGGAAGGCCAGTGGGATTGTCCGCAAGGACTTCGTGGACCTCCTGATGCAGCTCCGGCAGGACGGGGAGGTGCGTGCAGAAGACGAGAAGGACCAGGAGGAGATCAAGCAGGACAGCAGATACATGAACGTGGAAGTCTCTAGAACCGACGGCTCTGATGTCA CCCTGGATGAGGATGACATCGTCGCCCAAGCCTTCATCTTCATATTCGCCGGCTACGAAACATCTTCCAGCGTCCTGACCTTCACCTTGTACGAGCTGGCCTTGAACCCGCCCGTCCAGGACAGGCTGCGGAGGGAGATGGAAGACGTCCTTGAGAAGCACGGATCCAAGGTCACGTACGTCGCCTTGGCCGAGATGAGCTACCTGGACATGGTGGTCGCAG AGTCCCTTCGCAAGTACTCGCCTCTGTCATTCATAGACAGAGAATGTCTTTCGGACTACACAATCGAAGGTACTGACATCACTTTAAAAAAGGGAACAGTGGTTATCGTTCCTTCACACGGCATTCACTATGACCCTGACATCTACCCCGACCCGGAAAAGTTCGATCCCGAGAGGTTCAGCGACGAGAACAAGGGAAAACGATCGAACTTTGCCCACCTGCCGTTCGGTGAAGGGCCAAGGAAGTGCATCG AAACAATATATCACTCCCAAGAAATATACTGCAAGCTGAAGAACTGTAGAGCGTCTGGACTAATAACAGTTTGTGGCAGTTCAGTTTCTTCTGAGCACAAGTCGAGTTTCCATGTTGCAGACAAGAAGATGTTGTCTATTACTTGGTTCCTTGACAGGTACTGA
- the LOC134528057 gene encoding cytochrome P450 6j1-like isoform X3 — protein sequence MDTILSAIVYYTTAAFAGIFAVLYLYFWNAFRHWKTRGVHYAEPSLFVGNLGGVFSRREGLVDLFRRLYREAAGHRVVGMFLLGKPVLVLRDLDLVRRVLTKDAHAFLNRFFMPPEKFDPLFAKSLVAAKGKKWKHLRIKMTPTFTSGKIRRMLQLVEDCSKKLVRHIDQEVSEGRPVVVKDAMARYTMDAIASCSFGINANALENPDCEFISKMKMLLEPKGLQMLLGAIIIFTPWLQKFVHAKAFDVGVTDFVRRTFWDMVDHRKASGIVRKDFVDLLMQLRQDGEVRAEDEKDQEEIKQDSRYMNVEVSRTDGSDVTLDEDDIVAQAFIFIFAGYETSSSVLTFTLYELALNPPVQDRLRREMEDVLEKHGSKVTYVALAEMSYLDMVVAESLRKYSPLSFIDRECLSDYTIEGTDITLKKGTVVIVPSHGIHYDPDIYPDPEKFDPERFSDENKGKRSNFAHLPFGEGPRKCIGMRFGLMQVKTGLVHILKTYQKQYITPKKYTAS from the exons ATGGATACAATTCTCAGTGCCATCGTTTACTACACAACGGCAGCTTTCGCTGGGATCTTCGCCGTGCTGTATCTGTACTTCTGGAACGCGTTCAGACACTGGAAGACCCGGGGTGTCCACTACGCCGAGCCCTCGCTGTTCGTCGGGAACCTCGGGGGAGTGTTCTCTCGGAGGGAAGGCCTGGTGGACCTGTTCAGGAGGCTGTACAGGGAAGCCGCCGGCCACAGGGTCGTCGGGATGTTCCTCCTCGGCAAGCCGGTGCTGGTGCTGCGAGACCTGGACCTGGTGCGCCGAGTGCTGACCAAGGACGCGCACGCGTTCCTCAACAGGTTCTTCATGCCCCCGGAGAAGTTCGACCCCTTATTCGCCAAGAGCCTCGTCGCGGCGAAAGGCAAGAAGTGGAAGCACCTGAGGATCAAGATGACCCCGACCTTCACCTCGGGCAAGATCAGGAGGATGCTGCAGTTGGTGGAAGACTGCAGCAAGAAGCTGGTCAGACACATCGACCAGGAGGTCTCCGAAG GGAGGCCTGTTGTAGTGAAGGACGCAATGGCCAGGTACACCATGGACGCCATCGCGTCTTGCTCCTTCGGCATCAACGCGAACGCCCTGGAGAACCCCGACTGCGAGTTCATCTCCAAGATGAAAATGTTGCTGGAACCCAAAGGTCTCCAGATGCTGCTCGGCGCGATCATCATTTTCACTCCCTGGCTGCAGAAGTTCGTCCACGCGAAAGCCTTCGACGTCGGCGTCACAGACTTCGTCCGGAGGACGTTCTGGGACATGGTGGACCACCGGAAGGCCAGTGGGATTGTCCGCAAGGACTTCGTGGACCTCCTGATGCAGCTCCGGCAGGACGGGGAGGTGCGTGCAGAAGACGAGAAGGACCAGGAGGAGATCAAGCAGGACAGCAGATACATGAACGTGGAAGTCTCTAGAACCGACGGCTCTGATGTCA CCCTGGATGAGGATGACATCGTCGCCCAAGCCTTCATCTTCATATTCGCCGGCTACGAAACATCTTCCAGCGTCCTGACCTTCACCTTGTACGAGCTGGCCTTGAACCCGCCCGTCCAGGACAGGCTGCGGAGGGAGATGGAAGACGTCCTTGAGAAGCACGGATCCAAGGTCACGTACGTCGCCTTGGCCGAGATGAGCTACCTGGACATGGTGGTCGCAG AGTCCCTTCGCAAGTACTCGCCTCTGTCATTCATAGACAGAGAATGTCTTTCGGACTACACAATCGAAGGTACTGACATCACTTTAAAAAAGGGAACAGTGGTTATCGTTCCTTCACACGGCATTCACTATGACCCTGACATCTACCCCGACCCGGAAAAGTTCGATCCCGAGAGGTTCAGCGACGAGAACAAGGGAAAACGATCGAACTTTGCCCACCTGCCGTTCGGTGAAGGGCCAAGGAAGTGCATCG GCATGCGGTTCGGCCTGATGCAAGTGAAGACCGGCCTGGTGCACATCCTGAAGACGTACCAA AAACAATATATCACTCCCAAGAAATATACTGCAAGCTGA
- the LOC134528057 gene encoding cytochrome P450 6j1-like isoform X1 produces MDTILSAIVYYTTAAFAGIFAVLYLYFWNAFRHWKTRGVHYAEPSLFVGNLGGVFSRREGLVDLFRRLYREAAGHRVVGMFLLGKPVLVLRDLDLVRRVLTKDAHAFLNRFFMPPEKFDPLFAKSLVAAKGKKWKHLRIKMTPTFTSGKIRRMLQLVEDCSKKLVRHIDQEVSEGRPVVVKDAMARYTMDAIASCSFGINANALENPDCEFISKMKMLLEPKGLQMLLGAIIIFTPWLQKFVHAKAFDVGVTDFVRRTFWDMVDHRKASGIVRKDFVDLLMQLRQDGEVRAEDEKDQEEIKQDSRYMNVEVSRTDGSDVTLDEDDIVAQAFIFIFAGYETSSSVLTFTLYELALNPPVQDRLRREMEDVLEKHGSKVTYVALAEMSYLDMVVAESLRKYSPLSFIDRECLSDYTIEGTDITLKKGTVVIVPSHGIHYDPDIYPDPEKFDPERFSDENKGKRSNFAHLPFGEGPRKCIGMRFGLMQVKTGLVHILKTYQVSPHEDTPLPPLELHPFSGVTLAKKDIVLTFTGLESTSAAEQ; encoded by the exons ATGGATACAATTCTCAGTGCCATCGTTTACTACACAACGGCAGCTTTCGCTGGGATCTTCGCCGTGCTGTATCTGTACTTCTGGAACGCGTTCAGACACTGGAAGACCCGGGGTGTCCACTACGCCGAGCCCTCGCTGTTCGTCGGGAACCTCGGGGGAGTGTTCTCTCGGAGGGAAGGCCTGGTGGACCTGTTCAGGAGGCTGTACAGGGAAGCCGCCGGCCACAGGGTCGTCGGGATGTTCCTCCTCGGCAAGCCGGTGCTGGTGCTGCGAGACCTGGACCTGGTGCGCCGAGTGCTGACCAAGGACGCGCACGCGTTCCTCAACAGGTTCTTCATGCCCCCGGAGAAGTTCGACCCCTTATTCGCCAAGAGCCTCGTCGCGGCGAAAGGCAAGAAGTGGAAGCACCTGAGGATCAAGATGACCCCGACCTTCACCTCGGGCAAGATCAGGAGGATGCTGCAGTTGGTGGAAGACTGCAGCAAGAAGCTGGTCAGACACATCGACCAGGAGGTCTCCGAAG GGAGGCCTGTTGTAGTGAAGGACGCAATGGCCAGGTACACCATGGACGCCATCGCGTCTTGCTCCTTCGGCATCAACGCGAACGCCCTGGAGAACCCCGACTGCGAGTTCATCTCCAAGATGAAAATGTTGCTGGAACCCAAAGGTCTCCAGATGCTGCTCGGCGCGATCATCATTTTCACTCCCTGGCTGCAGAAGTTCGTCCACGCGAAAGCCTTCGACGTCGGCGTCACAGACTTCGTCCGGAGGACGTTCTGGGACATGGTGGACCACCGGAAGGCCAGTGGGATTGTCCGCAAGGACTTCGTGGACCTCCTGATGCAGCTCCGGCAGGACGGGGAGGTGCGTGCAGAAGACGAGAAGGACCAGGAGGAGATCAAGCAGGACAGCAGATACATGAACGTGGAAGTCTCTAGAACCGACGGCTCTGATGTCA CCCTGGATGAGGATGACATCGTCGCCCAAGCCTTCATCTTCATATTCGCCGGCTACGAAACATCTTCCAGCGTCCTGACCTTCACCTTGTACGAGCTGGCCTTGAACCCGCCCGTCCAGGACAGGCTGCGGAGGGAGATGGAAGACGTCCTTGAGAAGCACGGATCCAAGGTCACGTACGTCGCCTTGGCCGAGATGAGCTACCTGGACATGGTGGTCGCAG AGTCCCTTCGCAAGTACTCGCCTCTGTCATTCATAGACAGAGAATGTCTTTCGGACTACACAATCGAAGGTACTGACATCACTTTAAAAAAGGGAACAGTGGTTATCGTTCCTTCACACGGCATTCACTATGACCCTGACATCTACCCCGACCCGGAAAAGTTCGATCCCGAGAGGTTCAGCGACGAGAACAAGGGAAAACGATCGAACTTTGCCCACCTGCCGTTCGGTGAAGGGCCAAGGAAGTGCATCG GCATGCGGTTCGGCCTGATGCAAGTGAAGACCGGCCTGGTGCACATCCTGAAGACGTACCAAGTGAGTCCTCACGAGGACACACCCCTTCCTCCTCTGGAGCTCCATCCGTTCTCGGGAGTGACCTTGGCCAAGAAGGACATCGTTCTAACTTTCACTGGGCTCGAGTCAACTTCAGCCGCTGAGCAGTGA